One Chryseobacterium wanjuense genomic region harbors:
- a CDS encoding malate dehydrogenase, translating into MKVTVVGAGAVGASCAEYIAMKNFCSEVVLVDIKEGFAEGKAMDLMQTASLNGFDTKITGTTGDYSKTAGSHVAVITSGIPRKPGMTREELIGINAGIVKEVTENLVKHSPEVIIIVVSNPMDTMAYLVHKTSGLPKHKIIGMGGALDSARFKYRLAEALEAPISDVDGMVIAAHSDTGMLPLLSKATRNGVPVTEFLNDEKQKYVIEETKVGGATLTKLLGTSAWYAPGAAVSVMVQAIACDQKKMIPCSLMLEGEYGQNDICLGVPAIIGKNGVESIVNVTLTADEQLKFAEAANAVREVNGDLKF; encoded by the coding sequence ATGAAAGTAACTGTAGTAGGTGCAGGCGCTGTAGGAGCGAGTTGTGCAGAATACATCGCAATGAAAAACTTCTGTTCAGAAGTAGTTTTAGTAGACATTAAAGAAGGATTTGCTGAAGGTAAGGCAATGGATTTGATGCAGACAGCATCTCTTAACGGATTCGATACAAAAATTACCGGAACAACAGGAGATTACAGCAAAACTGCAGGTTCTCATGTAGCGGTGATCACTTCAGGGATTCCAAGAAAACCTGGGATGACAAGAGAAGAATTAATCGGTATCAACGCTGGTATCGTAAAAGAAGTTACTGAAAACTTGGTAAAACACTCTCCGGAGGTAATCATCATCGTAGTTTCTAACCCAATGGATACAATGGCTTACCTTGTACACAAAACTTCCGGTCTTCCTAAACACAAGATCATCGGAATGGGTGGTGCATTGGATTCTGCGAGATTCAAATACAGATTGGCTGAAGCGCTAGAAGCTCCGATTTCTGACGTAGACGGTATGGTAATCGCTGCTCACAGCGACACAGGTATGCTTCCTCTATTGAGCAAAGCGACAAGAAACGGTGTTCCTGTAACTGAGTTCCTGAACGACGAAAAACAAAAATATGTAATCGAAGAAACGAAAGTAGGAGGGGCAACTCTTACTAAATTATTGGGAACTTCTGCTTGGTATGCGCCAGGTGCGGCTGTTTCTGTAATGGTTCAGGCAATTGCATGCGACCAAAAGAAAATGATCCCTTGTTCTTTAATGCTTGAAGGTGAATACGGACAAAACGATATCTGCCTTGGTGTTCCTGCTATTATCGGGAAAAACGGTGTTGAAAGCATCGTAAACGTTACCCTGACTGCGGATGAGCAATTGAAATTCGCTGAAGCTGCTAATGCAGTAAGAGAGGTGAATGGAGATTTGAAGTTTTAA
- a CDS encoding alpha/beta fold hydrolase — MKTIWLILLLFIIPANISAQHTSANENFFETSDHVKIKFKVSGKGEACIYIPGGPGQGYPSFELLGGNNLEKNLTLIYMDQRGSGESETSDNYHLDKMVQDIEELRQHLKLNKVFLLAHSFGGIIAVNYAKKYPQYTKGLILANVTLHFLNNESVKEQIEYGNQLLQQKNRAVHSDSLSMELSKISKSLRSKKMGYKFLTDDIETIKEMDKIDSLHPRIIDFGMAVISKPKDFPEYYADYAPMTKTIKTPVLIITGKSDKAVGTQHYKTFQFPDKKVVSIDGGHLLYYEKNREFVNAVVDFVNKIK; from the coding sequence ATGAAAACAATCTGGCTAATTTTATTACTTTTTATCATTCCGGCTAATATTTCGGCTCAACATACTTCAGCAAATGAAAATTTTTTCGAAACTTCGGATCATGTCAAGATTAAATTTAAAGTTTCGGGAAAAGGGGAAGCTTGTATTTATATTCCCGGCGGTCCCGGGCAAGGATATCCTTCATTTGAATTATTAGGAGGTAATAATCTTGAAAAAAATCTTACCCTGATCTATATGGATCAGCGTGGATCGGGAGAATCCGAAACATCCGACAACTATCATCTGGATAAAATGGTTCAGGATATTGAAGAATTAAGACAGCATCTGAAGCTCAATAAAGTTTTTTTACTGGCTCATTCTTTTGGTGGAATCATCGCGGTTAATTATGCCAAAAAATATCCCCAATACACTAAAGGATTGATTTTAGCCAACGTCACTCTACATTTCCTCAACAATGAATCTGTAAAAGAACAAATCGAATACGGAAATCAGCTTCTTCAACAAAAAAACAGAGCTGTTCACAGTGACAGTCTTTCTATGGAACTTTCGAAGATCAGCAAATCTTTACGCTCAAAAAAGATGGGTTATAAATTTCTCACCGATGATATTGAAACCATTAAAGAAATGGATAAAATAGATTCTCTCCATCCCAGAATTATTGATTTTGGAATGGCAGTGATCTCAAAACCCAAAGATTTCCCTGAATATTATGCAGATTATGCTCCAATGACAAAAACTATCAAGACTCCCGTACTGATTATTACCGGAAAAAGTGACAAAGCCGTCGGAACGCAGCATTATAAAACCTTTCAGTTCCCTGACAAGAAAGTGGTTTCTATTGACGGAGGGCATCTTTTGTATTATGAGAAAAACAGGGAGTTTGTGAATGCTGTTGTTGATTTTGTGAATAAAATTAAGTGA
- a CDS encoding DUF3788 domain-containing protein, with translation MTSIFTDKTVKPSDDDLKKALGKNYTFWHELFSFTLQKYPESSFDWHFSGQKFGWGFRISDKKRVLVYLLPRDQFFKIGFVFGEKAFEEICNSNISEHIITELKNTKKYAEGRGIRIDVTDGSLMDDFKKLIEIKIKY, from the coding sequence ATGACAAGTATTTTTACGGACAAGACCGTTAAACCTTCTGACGATGACCTTAAAAAAGCATTGGGTAAAAATTATACATTCTGGCACGAACTTTTTTCTTTTACCTTACAGAAATACCCGGAATCAAGCTTCGACTGGCACTTTTCTGGTCAAAAATTCGGCTGGGGTTTCAGGATAAGTGATAAAAAAAGGGTGCTGGTTTATCTTTTGCCTCGAGATCAGTTTTTTAAAATCGGCTTTGTTTTCGGTGAAAAAGCTTTTGAAGAAATCTGTAACAGCAATATTTCCGAACATATCATAACAGAGCTTAAAAACACAAAAAAATATGCTGAAGGCAGAGGAATCAGAATTGATGTAACGGATGGTTCTTTGATGGATGATTTTAAAAAATTAATTGAAATTAAAATTAAGTATTAA
- a CDS encoding helix-turn-helix domain-containing protein — protein sequence MKQPIRIKTIQEFHQFRGLPKPQHPLISIVDYSTIKHDVDIQEVSWILDFYSISIKRTSNAKIKYGQQEYDFDEGVMFFMAPGQVFGVTIDPETHKRAQHTGWILLIHPDFLWNTSLAKNIKNYDFFDYSVNEALFLSEKEETILHQIIENIQQEYHSNIDKFSQNIIISQIETLLNYAERFYQRQFITRKISNHKILDSLEKLLTDYFNNEDLITKGLPSVQFVADQLNVSPSYLTGLLKVLTGQSTQQHIHEKLIEKAKEKLSTTQLSVSEIAYELGFEHPQSFSKLFKSKTQVSPLEFRQSFN from the coding sequence ATGAAACAGCCGATTAGAATAAAAACAATTCAGGAATTTCATCAGTTTCGGGGGCTTCCGAAGCCTCAGCATCCGTTGATCAGTATTGTGGATTACAGCACCATCAAACATGATGTGGATATTCAGGAAGTGAGCTGGATTCTTGATTTTTATTCAATTTCCATCAAAAGAACTTCCAATGCCAAAATAAAATATGGTCAGCAGGAATATGATTTTGATGAAGGCGTGATGTTTTTTATGGCTCCGGGACAGGTTTTTGGGGTCACCATTGATCCTGAAACCCACAAGAGAGCACAACATACGGGATGGATTTTACTGATTCATCCCGATTTTCTCTGGAACACCTCTTTAGCCAAAAATATTAAAAACTATGATTTTTTTGATTATTCTGTGAATGAAGCCTTATTTCTTTCCGAAAAAGAAGAGACAATCCTTCATCAGATCATAGAAAATATTCAACAGGAATATCATTCGAATATTGATAAATTCAGCCAGAATATTATTATTTCACAAATAGAAACATTGCTTAATTATGCTGAACGTTTTTATCAAAGACAGTTTATTACACGAAAAATTTCCAATCATAAAATCCTTGATTCATTAGAAAAATTATTAACCGATTATTTCAATAATGAAGATTTAATTACAAAAGGATTACCGAGTGTACAGTTCGTGGCAGACCAACTCAATGTTTCGCCAAGTTACCTAACCGGATTACTAAAAGTTTTGACGGGACAAAGCACCCAACAACATATTCACGAAAAACTTATTGAGAAGGCCAAAGAAAAATTGTCTACCACACAACTCTCTGTGAGCGAAATTGCTTATGAACTGGGATTTGAGCATCCTCAGTCTTTCAGCAAATTATTTAAAAGTAAAACCCAGGTTTCTCCATTGGAATTCAGGCAATCATTTAATTGA